Below is a window of Senegalia massiliensis DNA.
TAATGTTAGTTTCTACTACATTTTTACTTTCATCCATTTTTAATGATAACCATTTGGCATTTTCATATCCTAAAGGTAAATAATGACCTAAAACCTTAGTTTCATCTAGTCCTTCCCAATAAAATTCCTTTTCATTTATATCTTCATCTGATATTCCTCTCCATATAACTGCATCATTAATATCAAATCCCTTTAAAACTTGAGGAATCTGTGCAGATTGTCCAAATGAATCAGGTAAATACCCTATATTCATTACAGAACCAAATTCTTCTGCGATATTAATGCCTATGAGTAAATTCCTTATAAGTGATTCCCCGCTTGGAATAAATTCATCTGGTTGTATATACCATGGCCCTACAATTATTCTTTTTTGTTCTATAAGTTCCTTTAACCTTTCTTTATTTTCAGGCCTTATTTCTAGATAATCTTCTAATATTATAGTTTGTCCATCAAACATAAAAGATAAATAGTTTTCATTGTTTTCTAGTAAGTCAATTAAGTCATCCATAACTCTAATCAGTTTAACTCTATATTCTTCAAATGTTTTATGCCATTCTCTATCCCAATGTGTATGTGATACTATATGAAATTTCAATTTTAAACCTCCTATTTTAAATCCACCCTCTATATTTAGAGGATGGATCATATTTTATCCCATTAAATTAAATTCTGCTCCTTCTTGATCTTTTTCTATATCAGATTCTTTTCTTAAAAATGCTACTGATAATGCAATTATTACTACTCCTACAATAAACCCTATTAGCCAACTAATTGGATTATTAACTAAAGGTAATGCCCAGATTCCAATAGCTGCTGGTATTGTAGATGATGCTCCTAATACTAATGATACAGCTGCTCCTATACCTGTACCAATTACAATAGATGGTATTACTTTAAATGGGGTAGTTACTGCATAGGGTATAGCACCTTCTGAAATTCCTAAAGAACCCATAAATGCTGCAGGTATAGCATTTGCTTTTTCTGCTTTAGTAAATTTATTAGGTTTAATTGCTGTAGCAATTGCAAGGCCTATAGGTGGTGCCATTATTCCTACCCATGCTGCTGCCATTGGTTCATATATACCTTCTGCTAAAGTTGCATATGCAAATGCTAATGCAACCTTATTTACAGGTCCACCCATATCAAATGCCATCATAGCTCCTATTATAAATCCTAAAATTGCTAAATTTGCTCCTTTTAATGATACTAACCAATTTTCAAGTCCAGTCATAGCTGGTGTTAATGGTATTGATATTAAATACATAACTACTGCTGTTAATGCTACACCTAAAACTGGAATTATCATAATAGGCTTTATTACTGCTAAACTTTTATGAATTGGTATTTTCTTTAATCTATTTACTATCCACCCAGCAAAAAAGCCAATTAATATACCACCAATATACCCAGTACCTAATTCTCTTGCCATAACTCCACCTACAAAACCTACTGTAATTCCTGGTCTATCTGCTATAGAATATGCAATAAATCCAGCTATTGCAGGTACCATTAATTGAAGAGACCATACTCCTATATTCACTAATTTTTCAGCAATAAACCCTTCTTCTCCCAATATAATTCCAATTGATAATAATATACCTCCTGCTACAACAAAAGGAATCATATATGAAACCCCTGTCATTAAATGTCTTTTAAATTTATCCATGATTTCATCTCCTTATCATTTTACTTTTGACTCTGCTTTTTCTATTACTTTTTTAGCATTTTTAAGTACTTTTTTAGTAGATACTTCTATTTTTGTTAAATTATCAAACCTATTCATCTTTCCTATATGAGCATCAATTGCAAGGATAGCTACATCAGCTTCATTTATTGCATCTACCGGTAACTCGTCTTCTATCCCCATAGCTCCCTGTGTCTCTACTTTTATGTTATGTCCTAATTCCTTTGCAGCATCCTCTAATGCTTTTTTTGCCATAAATGTATGAGCTACTCCTGATGGACATGCTGTAACTGCTACTATTTTCATATTGCATCTTCCTTTCTTCCTTTTATTTAAAAATATTTTCCATTAATTTTAATACTTCTTCATCACTCTGAGCATTTTTTAAATCTTGTCTAAAATCTTCTTCCATTAATTTCATTGATAATTTTGATATTATTTTAAGATGTGTATTATTGCCTTCTTTTTCTGGTACTGCAAGACCAATTACTAAATCTACAGGCTTACCATCTAAAGATTCCCAATCTATAGGTTTAGATAACTTCAATATAACTATAGTTGGTTTTATTACTGCCTTTGTTTTTGCATGAGGTATAGCTATTCCATATCCTACACCTGTAGTAAATTCCTCCTCCCTTTCTAATATTTTTTCATAATATAAATCTTTTGAGTCTAATCTATTATCTAAGTTTACAATTCTTACAATTTCTTGTAACACTTCTTGTTTAGTTGTTCCATGAAATTTTCTATTGATTAAATTCTCATTTATTAATTCAGTTAAACTTAGTTCCATTTATTCTGCTCCTCCTTTTCTATTGTGAATTTACTATAAAATTCTTTAAAACTTTTTGAATTTATCAATTGAGATACATGAGCAGATGACTTTGTTGCCTTGTATATTGTATTAAATAATTTTTCAAAAGAATTTGTCATATTTTTAGATAAAACTAAAATTAATACTAATTGCACTTTCCTATCCTCTTCCCATTCAATAGCGTTTTTCAATATACCAACACAAACTGAAGATTTGATATTAGTAGCTTTTAGAGGATGCGGGATAGCTATTAAATTACCGATTGCTGTAGAAGATACTTCTTCTCTTTGAAATATGGATTCTTGAATATCACTATTTATATATCCTTCAAAAGTCATCTTGTTAGTTAAAAATTTAATCACATCGGTTTTATTTTTGAAATCTAAATTTGTGAAAAATAAATCTTCTTTTAAAAAATTTTTTAAACTCTTTTGTGATCGTGTATATTTATATGAATTTTCTATTTTATTTCTTATATATATTAAATCTTCATCATCTAATATTGTTTTAACTAAAATGACAGGTATACCAATTTCTTCTTGTATAGGTATAGTAGTGAGAATTATATCAGGTTTTATATTTTTAACTTTATCTAACTCATGCAACGGATATGTTCCTATGAAATTTGCATTTATACTAAGTGAATTTTTAAATTTTGCTAATAATAGATTCGCAGTTCCCATACCCGAAGAACAAATGATAGCTATATTTTTTGTTTTTTGATTATATCTTTTTTTCCTCTCTAAAGCTCCACCAAAATGCATAGCTATATAGCCAATTTCATCTTCATTTATTACGTAATTAGTTTCTTTTTTGATAACATTTGTAGCAATAATCCCAATTTGAAAGGCTAAAGGATATTTGTTTTTTATATCATTTATTAATGGATTTCTAATATTCATATTATACTTTGCTCTATGGAGTGTTGGTTTTAGATGTAATGCTAAATTATATATCAATTTATTGTCATTATTGAAATCCATATTTAATTTATTTTTTATTTCATTTATTATTTTAGAAATTAGAATTTTAATTTGATCATCTATTAAGTGAAGTAATTCTTTTTCTTCATCTTTTTCTAATAATTTACTCCCTAGCAAATGCATAGTTATATAACATGTTTCTGATTCTGGTATATTAACTTTGAAAATACCTTCTAATATCTTAACTATATTTTCTGCTATATAATATTCTTTTTCATTTTTCAATTTTTCGATTTTTTTGTCTTCTAATGGTACAAACTTACCTAATATTATTCTTTCTAAAGCTATAGCAATATGAATTATAAGATTATTAAAAGCAATATCAGCTAAGTAAAATTCTTGCTGAACTAATTCTTTTTGTAATATATTTTCAATAAACTTCCAATCTACCTTATTAAATTTTGAAATTTTACTATTATAACTGTCAGAAAGCATATCCTTATTTATATTTTCTCTATTTAAGACATATTGAGAAATACAAAATCTTTTATCAATTTCTTTTCCTTCAATCATTATCCCTTTATTTTCTTTAACAATTATTTTCAAACTATAATCTTTGAGGGTTGATTTCACTGCTTTTAAATCATTCT
It encodes the following:
- a CDS encoding PTS fructose transporter subunit IIC, with amino-acid sequence MDKFKRHLMTGVSYMIPFVVAGGILLSIGIILGEEGFIAEKLVNIGVWSLQLMVPAIAGFIAYSIADRPGITVGFVGGVMARELGTGYIGGILIGFFAGWIVNRLKKIPIHKSLAVIKPIMIIPVLGVALTAVVMYLISIPLTPAMTGLENWLVSLKGANLAILGFIIGAMMAFDMGGPVNKVALAFAYATLAEGIYEPMAAAWVGIMAPPIGLAIATAIKPNKFTKAEKANAIPAAFMGSLGISEGAIPYAVTTPFKVIPSIVIGTGIGAAVSLVLGASSTIPAAIGIWALPLVNNPISWLIGFIVGVVIIALSVAFLRKESDIEKDQEGAEFNLMG
- a CDS encoding PTS fructose transporter subunit IIB; translation: MKIVAVTACPSGVAHTFMAKKALEDAAKELGHNIKVETQGAMGIEDELPVDAINEADVAILAIDAHIGKMNRFDNLTKIEVSTKKVLKNAKKVIEKAESKVK
- a CDS encoding PTS sugar transporter subunit IIA, which gives rise to MELSLTELINENLINRKFHGTTKQEVLQEIVRIVNLDNRLDSKDLYYEKILEREEEFTTGVGYGIAIPHAKTKAVIKPTIVILKLSKPIDWESLDGKPVDLVIGLAVPEKEGNNTHLKIISKLSMKLMEEDFRQDLKNAQSDEEVLKLMENIFK
- a CDS encoding BglG family transcription antiterminator; translation: MEKLLSTRLNKILDKFINSNEYLTSAYLAKLIGVSSRTIRSDIKELNEFLIPYDIKIISVKGKGSKLDISNKKQCKELLKDVSTREELELTTIPDFPHQRIVYIIKRLLSTNIPITLEKLSDELYVSLSTIKNDLKAVKSTLKDYSLKIIVKENKGIMIEGKEIDKRFCISQYVLNRENINKDMLSDSYNSKISKFNKVDWKFIENILQKELVQQEFYLADIAFNNLIIHIAIALERIILGKFVPLEDKKIEKLKNEKEYYIAENIVKILEGIFKVNIPESETCYITMHLLGSKLLEKDEEKELLHLIDDQIKILISKIINEIKNKLNMDFNNDNKLIYNLALHLKPTLHRAKYNMNIRNPLINDIKNKYPLAFQIGIIATNVIKKETNYVINEDEIGYIAMHFGGALERKKRYNQKTKNIAIICSSGMGTANLLLAKFKNSLSINANFIGTYPLHELDKVKNIKPDIILTTIPIQEEIGIPVILVKTILDDEDLIYIRNKIENSYKYTRSQKSLKNFLKEDLFFTNLDFKNKTDVIKFLTNKMTFEGYINSDIQESIFQREEVSSTAIGNLIAIPHPLKATNIKSSVCVGILKNAIEWEEDRKVQLVLILVLSKNMTNSFEKLFNTIYKATKSSAHVSQLINSKSFKEFYSKFTIEKEEQNKWN